The Pseudarthrobacter sp. BIM B-2242 region TTCCTGTCGCCGGAACTGGAAGCGGCAGACCGTTTGGTCGCCTCCGGTGAGGTGATTGAAGCTGCCGAATCCGCCGTCGGAATTCTTGCCTAGGCGGGAATATTGTTCGGTACTCACGGCTTTTCGGGCCAATGCTGAAATATGGTGCAACACGCACATATCGGGTCCGGGAAGTGTAGTAGAACTGAAGGTGTAGTAAAAGTCACATCAAAGAGGCTGTGACGGGACGTATACAAAGGGGTAGAAGTTCAAATGAAAGCACGTGGGGCTGTCCTGTCGAGGCGCAACGCACATTCCGCCATCGTCTCTGACTGGGGAACATTCCAGGCCGGGGACAAAGTGGAAATCATCAAGCACGCTCATGTTATTGCGGCGGGCGAGGTGGAAGAAGTATCGCAGAGCGGGAATGTGTTGTGGCTCGTGCCGGCAGTGCCGTCCGAAAAACAACTCTTCCTTAAATCCGACGGTGTAGAGGTTCGGCGTAGCTGACCCTGAACGCAAAAAAGTCCCTGCCTCCCGGTCTGACCGGGAGGCAGGGACTTTGTCGTTAACGCAGGTCAGCTCAGGCGGCGATCGCTTCGTAGGTCTCGCCGAACGGGACGGACTCGTCGAGGGCGACGGTAAAGCGCCCGGGCCGCAGGCGGGTCACCAGGATGCCGCAGGCTGCATCCTTGGCAGTTTCGATCAGGGTGGCAACAGCGTTGTCCAGTCCTTCGCGCATCTCCTCGGCAGTTGCAAACTGCAGGTCGAGGGACCGGGCGTCTGAGGCCTCGGTGTCCGCAACGGCGGTCAAGGGGCGTTCCAATGTGGCTGTAGTCATAGGTTCAACTATACCGGCAGGATTCTCAGATGTCAGATGACTGCTATCTGAATGGAGGAAGCGCCCAAAAACCGAAGCCTGTTCGCAGGATCCCGCAGTGAAGCCGGGGCCGCGCGAACAAGCTTCGGTCTGGAGTCCCGCTTAGCGGCCCGCGCCGGCTTTGACCGCCAGCACCGGGCAGTCAGCCTCGAGCAGGATCCGCTGGGAGGTGCTCCCCATAATCAGTTTGCCCACCGGAGTGCGGCGGCGCAGGCCGATCACGATCAGCTGGGCGTTGTGTTCCTCGGCAGCATCGAGGACCTCCGCCGCTGCATCATGGCCGCGGACCGGCTGCTTGATGACATGGTCCACTCCGTGAGATGCCAGGCGCTGATCGATGCTTTGCACTTCGTCTTCCTGGGCGTACCGGTTATCCACCAGGGCGTCGCCCTTGGACGAGTTGATAACCACCAGCCGGGTATCGGACTTCCGGGCCTCCTCGATGGCCTGGGTCAGCGCCGCTTCGCCCTCGGGGGTCGGGACGTATCCCACCACGATCGTCATGGTTGCTCCTTCTTATTGGTGTGGTCGGACCGGTCTGCGCTTTCAGCGTCAGCGTCAGCGTCGGCACGGTGGCCGCCGTGGGTGCTGCCGCCCGCGTCGCGCGGAACGGTTGCCCCGGACGCGTTTGCGGGCAAAACCGCTGCCGGACGGTTGCGGCGGATCAGCTTGAACAGCAGCGGCCACAGCAGGATGAGGGCGATGATGACGTAAATTCCGACGGCGATCGGCTCGCTGAACAGGCCGGCAGGGTCGCCGGCGCTGAGCTGGAGCGTCTGCCGGAGCTGCTTTTCGATGCGTGGCCCAAGGATCACGCCGAGAATGAGCGGCAGGACGGGAAGCCCGAAGCGCCGCATCATAAAGCCCAGCGCACCGAGCGCCAGCAGGAGCACCAGGTCGAACGCCTGCAGGTTCACCGAGTAGGCGCCCAGTGTGGCGAAGAACAGGATGCCCGCATACAGGTACGGCCGGGGGATCTGCAGGAGCTTGGCCCACAGCGGTGCCAGCGGCAGGTTGATGATCAGCAGCAGGAAGTTGCCGATGAAGAGGCTCGCGATCAGCGCCCACACCAGGGGTCCCTGGCTTTCGAACAGCTGGGGTCCGGGCTGGATGCCGTACTGCGTGAAGGCTGCCAGCATCACCGCGGCCGTGGCGTTGGTGGGCAGGCCCAGGGCCAGCATGGGGGTCAGCGTGCCCGCGGCTGCAGCGTTGTTGGCTGCTTCCGGCCCGGCCACACCCTCGATGGCACCCTTGCCGAATTCCTCGGGGTGCTTGCTGAGGCGCTTTTCTGTGACGTAGGAGAGGAACGTGGGAATCTCGGCGCCGCCGGCCGGCAGGGCTCCAAACGGGAAGCCGTAGGCGGTGCCGCGGAGCCACGGCTTCCAGGACCGCTTCCAGTCCTGTTTGCCCATCCACGGACGTCCCACCGGTATGACCTGCAGAGGGGTGCGGCGCAGGTGGGCGGCAACCCAGAGCGCCTCGCCCACAGCGAAGATGGCCACTGCCACCACCACGATGTCCAGGCCGTCAGCCAGGAGCGGCACGCCGAACGTGAGCCGGGCCTGGCCGGTGACCGAGTCCAGGCCCACCAGGCCGATGGCGAGGCCGAGGCCGAGGGACGCGAAGCCGCGAAGCCGGGAGGAACCGAGGACGGCCGTGACCGCCAGCAGCGCGAGGACCATGATGGCGAAGTAGCTGGGTGCGCCCAGGCTGATGGCGAAGTCCACCACGATCGGGGCACAGACTGCCAGGAGGGTAGTGCCGATGGTGCCGGCCACGAACGAGCCGATGGCCGCCGTCGCCAAGGCCTGCGCGGCCCTGCCGGCTTTCGCCATCTTGTTGCCTTCGATGGCGGTGACCACCGACGACGATTCGCCCGGCGTGTTAAGCAGGATGGAGGTGGTGGAGCCGCCGTACATGCCGCCGTAGTAGATGCCGGCGAACATGATGAAGGCGCTGGTGGGTTCCAGGGCGTAGGTGACCGGAAGCAGGAGCGCCACGGTCATGGCCGGGCCGAGGCCTGGGAGGACGCCGACGGCGGTGCCCAGGACCACGCCGATGACGGCGTAGAGGAAATTCATGGGGGTCAGTGCGGTGGCAAAGCCGTCCATCAGGGAGGAGAAGACATCCATCAGAGAATCCCTTCCAGGAGACCGGCGGGCAGGTTAATGCCAAGGCCAAGGTAGAAGCCATAAAAGGTCAGGAGGGACAAAGCCAGGGAGATCAGGCCGTCACGGATGTAGTTCCGGCCGCCCAGTGCCCACACGCTGCCCCAGAACAGGACGGATCCGGAGATCACCCAGCCTGCCCAGTCGATGAGCAGGATGTTGGCGATGAAAGCCGCCACCAGGGGCAGAACGGTCTTCCAGTCGGCCGGATGGGTGAGGTCAACGTCTTCGCCGCCTTCGGCTTCGCCCTGGCCGCCGCGGATGACGTTGACGGCCAGCAGGACAGCGCAGACCAGCAGCAGGGCGCCCACGATGAAGGGGAGCGTCTTGGGGCCAACGGGGTCAGACTGGGAGTACGGGGTGACGATGCGGGCCGCGTCCGCGATGACCAAGGCCCCGGCCGCCCCGAGCAGGAGGGCGACCCCCAGCTCGGAGCGGCCTTTGAGCCGTGAGGCCAGTGTTGGTGAGGAGCTCACGCCAGGCCAAGCTTCGTGAGGACGTCCGCCACCCGCTTGTCCTGCTCGGTGAGGAAGCTTTCGAACTCAGCACCGGTGATGAAGGCATCGCTCCAGCTGTTCGTCTTCAGGGCTTCCTTCCAGGCAGCCGTGCCGTGCATCTTCTCCAAGGCAGCGATCAGCTTGGCCTTGTCGTCATCGCTGATGCCCGGAGGGGCCACGATGCCGCGCCAGTTGGTGAACACCAGATCGATGTTGGATTCCTTCAGGGTGGGGGCGTCCACGCCTTCGAGCCGGTTCTCGCCGCTCGTGGCCAGGACACGGACCTCGCCGGATTCGATCTGCTTGAGGTACTCACCTGCACCCGAAGCTGCGAAGCCCACCTTGTTGCCGAGGATGGCCGGGAGGAGGTCTCCGCCGCCGTCGTAGGACACAAAGTTCACTTTGGTGGCATCGATGCCCAGCGCACCGGCAAGCTGCATGGGCAGGAGGTGGTCCGGTCCGCCCGGGGAGGAGCCGCCGCCAACGCTGATGGAGGCGGGGTCTGCCTTCCAGGCGGCAGCCAGGTCATCGATTGTCTTGTAGGGCGAATCCTTGTTGACCATGATGGCGCCGGGCTCTTCGATGAGCCGGGCCAGGGGAGTGGTGGCCGTCAGCTTTGACTCGGACTTGTTGGTATAGCTCGCGCCCACCACGCCCAGGCCCATCAGCATGGTGAGGTCACCGTTGCCCTTTTCGTTCACGATGCGGGCCAGGCCCACGGTGCCGCCGGCTCCGGCGAGGTTGAAGACCTCGGGGTTCGTGGCGATCTTCTCGTCTTCGAGAACCTTGGCTGCCACGCGGGCGGTGGTGTCGTAGCCGCCACCTGCAGTGTTCGGGACCATGATCTGGAGCTGGGTCAGTGGGCCGGCGGGTGCGCCGGAGCTGGCCTCCGTGGTGCTTTTCCCGGTGGCACCGCAGCCGGTGGCCATCAGGGCGATGCCGGCGGCGACGGCGGCAATACGCAATGCGCGGATCTGGCGCATGGTGTTCCTCTTCTCTGAGTCAACAAAAAACTGATTGTGATCCGATGCTAGGCCCGCAAGTGATCGGCATCACTCTTATGTACGCAGAGAAAGTTAAGTTCATTGAGTACACGTTTCGGTCGGCTCACCGGGACGCTGCAATGGGCATAGTTCAGGTAGCCTGACCACCAGGACCCCTAATATCAGCGGGCCGCTAACCAGTTCAGCAGAAAGAACCACAGTGACTCGACGAAGAGGAATGTCCCTTGCGGGGCAGTACCTGGTTCTGCAGTTGCTGATTGTCCTCGCGGTCCTGGTTGCCGTGGTTGCCATCTCCCTCGCCCAGTCCGCTGCGGCGTTCGAACGGACCGAGGGCCGCCGGGCACTGGCCGCCGCCGAAGCCCTGGGTGCTAATCCCACGGTGCGTGAACTGCTCCCCGCTGCCGAGCCGCGCGTCGGTTCAGCCCTGCCTGCCGTGGCAGAGTCGGTCCGGACGGTGTCCGGATCCTCGCATGTGGCACTTGCAACACGTGACCGCACAGTGGTGGCCTCGTCCGATCCCGGCCTCCTGGGCCAGCCCCTGGAACTGGGCGGCAGCCGGGTGATGGAAGGACGGGCCTGGACCGGCGTGCTGGAGGGCACCGGTACGGAGGAGCTGTCCGCACACGTGCCCGTCCTCGATGACGCGGGGAACATGATCGGCATCGCGTCCGTCAGTCGGAACTATCCGTCCACCCTGGAGCGGCTGGGGGACGCCGTGCCCAACCTCCTCACCTACCTGGGGGTGGCGAGTGTCCTGGGCGTCGCCGGTTCGCTGCTGCTCGCCCGCCGAGTCAAACGGCAGACGCTTGGCATGGAGCCCAGCGAAATCACCGGGCTGGTGGAGAACCGCGAGGCCCTGATCCACGGCCTGAAGGAGGGCGTGGTGGCGCTGGACCCGCACGAGCGCATCACCGTGGCCAATGACAGTGCCCGCGCGCTGCTGGGGCTGCCCGCGGACTGCGTGGGCAAGAGGCTGCACAGCCTCAAGGTGGAGCCTGCCCTGAAGGATGTCCTCACGCGGGAGCAGCCGGAGCCGGACCAGCTGGTGCTCGTGGGCGACAGGCTGGTGGTGCTGAACCGGGTTCCCATCCGGTCACGTGGCCGGGACATCGGCTCCGTCACCACTCTGCGTGACCGCACCGAACTCTCCGCCCTCGAACGCGAACTCGGCACCACCCGGACGGCCACCGACACCCTCCGCGCGCAGGCCCACGAATTCGCCAACCAGCTGCATGTGATCTCCGGCCTCATCCAGATCGGCGAATACGATTCCGTGGTCCAGTTCGTCAACGGTGCCACGCTGGACCGGACCCGGCTCAACGATGACGTCACCAGCCGCATCCAGGACCCCGCGCTCGCCGCCCTGCTGATCGCCAAGTCCAGCCTCGCCACCGAACGCGGGGTCGCCCTGCAACTGGACCCGGACTCTGAGTTGCAGCGCGTGGACGATGAGTTGTCCCGCGACCTGACCACCGTCGTCGGGAACCTCGTGGATAACGCGTTCGACGCCGTTGCCGGGCTTCCGGAACCGGCGGTGCGGGTGCTGGTGGAGGACGCGGGCGACGACGTCCGGGTCACCGTCCGCGACACCGGCCCGGGCGTCACCGGAGATGCCGGGGAGATCTTCCGGCAGGGCTTCACCACCAAGGAACCCGGGCCCGCCGGCAGCAGGGGCTTCGGCCTCGCCCTCTCCCGGGTAGTCTGCCGGCGCAGCGGCGGCGACCTCACCGTGGCCAACGATGACGGGGCGGTTTTCACGGCACGGTTAAAAAGAACGAGGAAACTGGAGCCATGATCAAAGTCCTGATTGTCGACGACGACTTTATGGTGGCCAAGGTCCACGCCGGGTTTATCCAGCGCACTCCCGGGTTCGCCGTCGTCGGGGTTGCCCACACGGGCGCCCAGGCGGTAACGGAAACCGAACGCCTCCAGCCCGATCTGGTGCTGCTCGACATCCACCTGCCGGACATCAACGGCCTGGACCTGATGCACAAACTGCGCGAGGTGGCCCCGGAACTGGATGTGCTGGTAATCAGTGCGGCCCGTGAAGTGGATACGGTGCGCAAGGCCCTCCGCGGCGGGATTGTGCACTATCTCATCAAGCCCTTCTCCCAGACAGACCTGCAGGAGCGGCTGGAGCACTACCGCCTCGCCTACCAGGGGCTGGACTCGACCAAGGACGTGGCGGAGCAGTCGGACGTCAACCGCGTGTTTGGGCTGGACAGTGCTGCAGCCCAGGGCGGGCGGCCGCTGCCGAAGGGCTGCAGCGTTGAGACGCTGAAGCTGGTGGAAACCGCCCTGAAAGAGGCCGACGGCGACCTGTCCGCCAACGAAGTCGCCGTCCGGTTGGGCACGTCCCGGGTCAGCGCCCGCCGGTACCTTGAGTACCTCCACGACGAAGGGGTGCTGGAGGTCCGGCTCAAGTACGGCGCGGGCCGGCCGGAGCGGCGCTACGTGCTGAAGGTGTAGTGCCCTCAGCGTTCCCCGCCGGTGGTCACGCCCGGCAGGAACTCGGATGGAAGTTCAGCCACGGGGATGATCACCATGTCCTGGACCTTCCAGTCGAACTGGATGCAGGCCTTCCGGGCGGCCTCCAGCTGCTCGAGCGTGGGCATCCGGCCCTCCGCCGGGACCACAAACGACTCCACATGGAACACGTGGCCTTCGTCGCGAATCCTGGACTGCGCGGTTTCGGCCCAGTCGAGGCCGCAGAGGTATTCGTCCAGCCGGTGCCCGATCGGGTGCGGCTTCCCGTCGTCGTACGTCCTGGCCCGCTTGTCCATCAGCGCCGAGACGGCGGCACGCGTGTTGCGGACGCCGTCGTGCAGGATGCTGCCCGAGATGATCAGCGCCGCAGCATAGTCCGCCCACCACCAGCCCAGCCCGATGCCGGCCACGCCCACCGCTGCTGCCGCCGCAGTCATCCAGTCCGCCTTGTTCATGTCCGCGTCGGCGTACAGGACTTTGTCGTGAAGTTTCTCGGCCAGCTTCATCTTCACGTGGCCCAGGTAGATGGGCGGGCCCGCTGTGAGGAGCATCGCCGCCATCATCACCCAGCCCAGCCAGATGGTCTGGCCAAAGAAGTCGAAGCCGCCGATGGTGGGGTGCTCCGCACTCAGCAGGCCGATCCCCGAATCAACAATCAGGTAGGCGCCCATAACGGTCAGGGCGACGGCGGCCACCACGTGCGCGATTCCGACGGCGCGATGGAAGCCGTAGGGGTGTTCCTCGCTGGGCTTCCTGCGGATGATCCGGGCGGCCAGGAGGAAGGAGGCGGGAGGCAGGAAAGACAGGAGGTCTTCAACCCACGCCGCCTTCATCGCCTGCGAGTTGCCCAGGACAAGGAAGACCAGCACCGTTGAGGCGGCGAGGAAGCCGATCGTGATCCACTCGAACTTCACCGCTTTCCGCAGTGCGGCCTGCTGTTCGTCCGGGAGCTTGGTGTGTCCGAAGCGGGCGGGACTGTCATCGTTCAGAACGGTCATCACTGCTCCTTGGCTTCCATCAGGAACGTGTCCAGTTCCAGGAGGAACGCATTTTCACCGAGGGGCACCAGCATGACGTGCTTGTGCGGCGCCCCGCGGCTGTCGCGTGATTCCGCGTAGACCCGGGTCAGCCCGCCGTGCTGGGCCCAGGGTGTTTTGTCGTTAAGGCCGCCGATCACCAAGTCAAGTTCCCTGTGCTTGAGTTCTTCGGCCAGCACGTGTTCGGTCCCGGACACCCACTCGATGTCGGCACCGAGCCGGGCAGCAAACTCTCGAACGAGTTCCGCTTCGGTGCCCTGGACATCCTCATCCCGCCGCGGGCTGGCCGGCCGGGTGGCCTGACCGCCGCCGGAGGCCGCGGAGAACTTCACCCAGTCACCGTTCTCGCTCGCCCCCACACGGAGCGTCCCGCCGGCCACCCGCTCCAGCGTCCCTGACGGATCCGCGGGATACGTCCCGCAGCCGGCAAGGAAAACTGCCGTAACGAGGGCCAGGACGTTGGCCCACTTTCTTCCACGCTGTCCCATGCCGGCTCCCTCGGTACGCGCCCCTCACGTCAATAGACAGCCTACTTACTTTCCGGAGGCGCAGCGGAATCCGGGCGTCAGCGTAGTGTGGCGTCAGCCTGGTGGAGCAGCGTGTTCACCAGCCGGGCGGCAACCTTGGCCGTCCGGCCGTCAATGTCGAATTCGGGGTTCAGTTCGGCCACATCGAGGTGCAGGAGCTTGCCGCTGGCAGCCACCTGGCGGCAGACTGCGCTGATCACCGGCAGCGGCACTCCGTAGGCGGCGGGGGCACTCACGCCGGGAGCCGCCGACGCCGGCAGGACGTCCAAATCGATGGTCAGGTAGAGCACGTCCACGGTGTCCATAAAGTCCGCGACGAACGCCGCCACCCGCTCCGCCGTGCAGTCCTCATCCAGCAGGTACTGCACACCCAGCCGCTCCGCCGTCGTGAAAAGCGCGCGAGTGTTGTTCGGCTCGGAGATTCCGACGACGGCGTACGCGAATTCGCGCCCGGCGGCGGCTTCCGCATCGGCCATCTGGAGGAACGGCGTGCCGGAACTGGGCCGGGGTTCGTCGCGGAGGTCAAAGTGGGCGTCAAGGTTCAGGACGCCCAGCCGCCGGCCGCCGCGTACCGCTTCGGACCCTGCCACTCCCAGATAGCTGGCGTAGGCGGTTTCGTGGCCCCCGCCGAGCACCACGGTGAGGCTGCCGGCGTCGAGCATCGCCGTAATCGCCTGCCCGGCACGCGCCTGGCCGGCTTCGAGGGCGCCGTCCGCCACCACGATGTCGCCGGCGTCGGACACGGCACGGTCCAGATGGTAGGCAAGCGGACCGAGGGCGGCGCGGATGGCCGCCGGGGCTCCCGCGGCTCCGGTGCGGCCCTTGTTGCGGCGTACGCCTTCGTCGCTGGCGAAGCCGAGGATGACGGCCGGGCGCGGTGTGGCGCCGTCGTCCGCCTGAGCGCGTGCGTACGGCACAACTGCCTGCCACCAGCGCCGGTGCTCGCCGCCATCGCCGTCGAACCGCCCGGTCCAGGGCTGCGGCGGGACATCAACGGAAAGCACGGGGAGGATCATGCCTCAAGCTCACCGCACGCGCGGGGTGAAAGCCAGCAGGACCGCCGCAGTCCTGTCTGAGATTCCGGACCTCACGGGAATCCAGTCGGCCGCCGGCCGCAGCGCGTGTGGTGACGGCGTGACGGGGGCTACAGTGGAGCAATCCCCGTGGGCGTATCCGAAGTGGCGGCCCAGGGCAATGACGCAGGCCGGAGCCATATGTTCGAAGCCCCCAGTATCCTCTTCGCCGCGGCAGGGGTTGCCCTTTTTGTTGCGGCCATCCTTCCCAAACTCCTGCGCAACGCGCCGTTCTCGATGCCCATGGTGTTCCTGGGGGCCGGGCTGGCGGCGTTCTCCCTTATCCCCGGCCTGCCGGACCCGGACCCGATCGTGCATAGCGACCTTGCCCTGCACCTCTCCGAGGTCTGCGTCATCATCTCCCTCATGGGCGCGGGCCTGGCCCTGGACCGGCCGGTGGGGCGCCGAAGCTGGTCCACAACCTGGCGGCTCCTCGGAATTGCCATGCCGCTCTGCATCATCGCCCTGACCCTGCTGGGGTTGTGGTTCCTTGGCCTGGGACTCGGCGCTGCGCTGCTTGTGGCCTCCAGCCTTGCACCCACAGACCCGGTGCTGGCCTCTGAGGTGCAGGTGGGTGAACCTGCCGATGAGGAAAACGAAGCCGACAAGGAGGACGAAGTCCGCTTCGGCCTGACGTCCGAGGCCGGCCTGAACGATGGACTGGCGTTCCCGTTTGTGTACTTGGCTATCGCCATCAGCGTGGTGGGCGCGGCCCCGTCAGCGTGGTTCCCGCAGTGGATCGGTGTCGACGTCGTGTGGCGGCTGAGCCTTGGAGTGCTGCTGGGCTTCGGCATCGGCAAGTTGCTGTCCCTGCTGTTCTTTTCCGCCAAGAAGCAAAGCCTGCGGCTCGCCAACCACTCCGAGGGTTTCGTTGCCCTGGCCGCGACGTTCCTGGCGTACGGCCTCACGGAAATGGTGGAAGGCTACGGCTTCATCGCGGTGTTTGTCTGCGCGGTCACCATCCGTTCTGCGGAACATACCCATGGTTACCACCGCGTGCTCCACTCCTATGTGGAGCAGCTGGAACGGCTCATGACAGTGGTGATCCTGGTGTTGCTGGGAGGTGCGATCGCACGCGGGCTCCTGTCGGAGATCGGCTGGGCCGAGCTCCTGGTCGCGCTGGCGTTCCTGCTTGTGGTGCGGCCTGCTGCTGGCTGGATCGGACTGCTGGGCGGAAAGACGGGCCCGCGCGAGCGGATCGCCCTGTCGTTTTTCGGCATCCGCGGCATCGGCTCGCTGTACTACCTCGCGTACGCGCTGGGCAAAGGGCAATTCACGGAGCAGGCCGAATGGCTGTGGTCCTTCATAGGCCTGGTGGTTGCGCTGTCCATTGTTATCCACGGGGCCAGCACCTCGCCGCTGATGAACCGCCTGGACCGCCTCCGGGAGCGGAAGGCACTGGCGGACACCGGCGACGAGGGCAAGGCCCCCACCACGCCTGTTTAGGCGCGCGGGACCTGCGGCCGGGCTTAGATCATGCCCAGCGCGGCCTCGATGGGTCCCACGGCGAAGAACAGCAGGAACGCAGCGGCCACGGCCCACATCAGCGGGTGGACGTCCTTGACCCGGCCCTGGACCGTGCGGATGATGACGAACGCGATGAACCCGGCGCCGAGGCCGTTGGCGATCGAGTACGTGAACGGCATCAGGGTGAACGTGAGGAAAGCGGGGATGGCGATGCCCCAGTCCTGCCAGTCGATCTTGCCTACCTGGGACACCATCATGAAGCCCACTACCACCAGTGCCGGCGCCACCGCTTCGAACGGGACGAGGTTGATCAGCGGGGTGAAGAACATGGCCACAAGGAACAGCAGGCCGGTGACGATGGAGGCGACGCCGGTGCGGGCACCTTCGCCGATTCCGGCGCCGGCCTCCACGTAGATCTGGTTCGAGGATACGGATGCTCCGCCGCCAATGATGGCGCCCAGTGCGTCCACCTGCAGCACGCGGTCCACATCCGGGATGTTGCCGTCCTTGTCCACGGTGCCGGCCTCGTTGGCCAGGCCCACCATGGTGCCCATGGCGTCAAAGAAGATGCTCAGCAGGATCACAAAGGCCAGCAGCGTCGCAGCCACAACACCGAGGTGCTCAAATGCGCCAAATGGATTCGCCTTGCCGATCAGGGACAGGTCGGGGGCGGCCCAGCCGGAGAAGGACGGCGTCACCAGGGACCAGCCCTGCGGGTTGAACGGCTTGTCCGGGGCGACGCTGGGGCCGATGCGCAGGGTCAGTTCCAGGATCACGGAAATGGCGGTGGAGGTGATGATGCCGATCAGGATGGCGCCCTTGACCTTGCGGACCACCAGGGCGATGGTGAGGATCAGGCCGAAGACGAAGACCGCGGTGGGCCAGCCGAGGAGTTTGCCGTCAAAGCCCAGGCCCACCGGAACCGTAGTGCCGGCGACGTCGGGGATGCGGCGTACAAAGCCGGCGTTGACCAGGCCGATCAGCGCGATGAACATGCCGATGCCCACAACGATGGCGGTTTTGAGCCCGTCCGGGACGGCTTTGAAGACGGCGGTCCGGAAACCGGTCAGGACGAGGATCAGCATCGTAACGCCGGAGAGGACCACCAGCCCCATCATGTCCGGCCAGGTCAGGCCGGGGTTGGTGGCCACCGTGACGGCCACAAACGCGTTGACACCCAGCCCGGTGGCGAGCGCGAACGGGTGCCTGCCCCAGGCGCCCATCAGGATGGTGAGGATGCCCGCCACGAATGCCGTCACGGCGGCCACGGCAGCGAAGCCCAGGGTGG contains the following coding sequences:
- a CDS encoding sodium:proton antiporter — its product is MFEAPSILFAAAGVALFVAAILPKLLRNAPFSMPMVFLGAGLAAFSLIPGLPDPDPIVHSDLALHLSEVCVIISLMGAGLALDRPVGRRSWSTTWRLLGIAMPLCIIALTLLGLWFLGLGLGAALLVASSLAPTDPVLASEVQVGEPADEENEADKEDEVRFGLTSEAGLNDGLAFPFVYLAIAISVVGAAPSAWFPQWIGVDVVWRLSLGVLLGFGIGKLLSLLFFSAKKQSLRLANHSEGFVALAATFLAYGLTEMVEGYGFIAVFVCAVTIRSAEHTHGYHRVLHSYVEQLERLMTVVILVLLGGAIARGLLSEIGWAELLVALAFLLVVRPAAGWIGLLGGKTGPRERIALSFFGIRGIGSLYYLAYALGKGQFTEQAEWLWSFIGLVVALSIVIHGASTSPLMNRLDRLRERKALADTGDEGKAPTTPV
- a CDS encoding NCS2 family permease; protein product: MLKQGSALDRYFRITERGSNLSREIRGGFATFFAMSYIVVLNPLILSGPDSNGTTLGFAAVAAVTAFVAGILTILMGAWGRHPFALATGLGVNAFVAVTVATNPGLTWPDMMGLVVLSGVTMLILVLTGFRTAVFKAVPDGLKTAIVVGIGMFIALIGLVNAGFVRRIPDVAGTTVPVGLGFDGKLLGWPTAVFVFGLILTIALVVRKVKGAILIGIITSTAISVILELTLRIGPSVAPDKPFNPQGWSLVTPSFSGWAAPDLSLIGKANPFGAFEHLGVVAATLLAFVILLSIFFDAMGTMVGLANEAGTVDKDGNIPDVDRVLQVDALGAIIGGGASVSSNQIYVEAGAGIGEGARTGVASIVTGLLFLVAMFFTPLINLVPFEAVAPALVVVGFMMVSQVGKIDWQDWGIAIPAFLTFTLMPFTYSIANGLGAGFIAFVIIRTVQGRVKDVHPLMWAVAAAFLLFFAVGPIEAALGMI